In Deinococcus sp. Leaf326, a single genomic region encodes these proteins:
- a CDS encoding methyl-accepting chemotaxis protein, with protein MSQNARLDPTTAAPLLPGKTGTKTRPSARVGTPRPPAGERSTLLGRLSVGQKLALAGLLLGVPFVVSNVAQLRGEQGQVRQLQTQLGGQQLLVPLLEVLQNTQQVQLSSVRVLQGETGAQVANTEQLQALEKAFKALATAATAQGLESLAAEVKQTQQNLDTLRWSVESASVTAAEAQKAYSDVLQTSVTPLFTRVAVAKELNVTADPRLSSLFSLTTTTLPENMALAGSVVAGTSPVLERLGARGTVIDARNRADARVAWESAYQAASKITSNLEAATALSPNLKAALGPAAQKLQTSADDVFNGLNDGLIVPERLSITSAELAQLSPAYLGALYGTFKQSVNTLGSILNSEVASHTRSLQLSTLLLVLGTLLVAGLLFLIARSITGPLGTLTSASRRLAAGDLQVNVPVTTRDEMGLLTTSFNTAAAQLRENALRVEQERLEAQKLQNNIGEFLDVTMDIAGGDLTRRGQVTEDVLGNVVDSINLMTDELAQVLQEVQQASQSVTGGSQAMLGTTAQIERGTLATVEEARRVSEQAAEVTQAIRLMAQNAQSSAQTAQQALLASQQGQEAVEGTLSGMQNIRREVQGVAKRIKGLGDRSLEIQDIVDTITQITRQTHLLALNASIEAAGAGEAGGRFSIVADEVRKLADTSAQATGRIATLIKNVQAEIQDVITSVEDGTREVEQGYRVAGSAGERLRELGVLATQAAQFAELIADSTQNQVRSIEQMGGAVSQIASIAQESQGSVTRGRTAAEQLEQLSQELGASLSRFRLPA; from the coding sequence ATGTCACAAAACGCCCGTCTGGACCCCACCACCGCCGCCCCGCTGCTGCCCGGCAAGACCGGAACCAAGACCCGCCCCTCGGCGCGGGTGGGCACCCCCCGCCCGCCTGCCGGTGAGCGCAGCACCCTGCTGGGCCGGCTGTCGGTAGGTCAGAAACTGGCCCTCGCCGGACTGCTGCTCGGCGTGCCCTTCGTCGTGAGCAACGTCGCGCAGCTGCGCGGCGAGCAGGGCCAGGTGCGCCAGCTCCAGACCCAGCTCGGCGGTCAGCAGCTGCTCGTGCCGCTGCTCGAAGTGCTCCAGAACACCCAGCAGGTGCAGCTCTCCTCGGTGCGGGTACTTCAGGGCGAGACCGGCGCACAGGTCGCCAACACCGAGCAGCTTCAGGCGCTCGAAAAGGCCTTCAAGGCGCTGGCGACGGCGGCCACCGCGCAGGGCCTCGAGAGTCTGGCTGCCGAGGTCAAGCAGACCCAGCAGAACCTCGACACCCTGCGCTGGAGCGTGGAGTCGGCGTCGGTCACCGCGGCCGAGGCCCAGAAGGCCTACAGCGATGTGCTCCAGACCTCAGTCACGCCGCTCTTTACCCGTGTGGCGGTCGCCAAGGAGCTGAACGTCACCGCCGACCCGCGGCTGTCCTCACTGTTCAGCCTGACCACCACCACCCTGCCGGAGAACATGGCGCTGGCCGGCTCGGTCGTGGCCGGCACCTCGCCGGTGCTCGAGCGCCTGGGGGCCCGCGGCACCGTCATCGACGCCCGTAACCGCGCCGACGCGCGCGTGGCCTGGGAAAGCGCCTATCAGGCGGCCAGCAAGATCACCTCCAACCTCGAGGCGGCCACGGCGCTCTCGCCGAACCTGAAAGCTGCCCTGGGTCCCGCCGCGCAAAAGCTCCAGACCAGCGCCGACGACGTGTTCAACGGCCTGAACGACGGCCTGATCGTCCCCGAGCGTCTCTCGATCACCTCGGCCGAACTCGCGCAGCTCAGCCCCGCCTACCTCGGGGCGCTGTACGGCACCTTCAAGCAGTCGGTGAACACGCTCGGCAGCATCCTGAATTCCGAGGTCGCCAGCCATACCCGCAGCCTGCAACTCAGCACGTTGCTGCTGGTGCTGGGCACGCTGCTCGTGGCCGGCCTGCTGTTCCTCATCGCCCGCTCCATCACCGGTCCGCTGGGCACCCTGACGAGCGCCTCGCGCCGTCTGGCCGCCGGCGACCTACAGGTCAACGTGCCCGTCACCACCCGTGACGAGATGGGCCTGCTCACCACGTCCTTCAACACCGCCGCCGCGCAGCTGCGTGAAAACGCCCTGCGTGTCGAGCAGGAACGTCTCGAAGCCCAGAAGCTCCAGAACAACATCGGCGAGTTCCTCGACGTGACGATGGACATCGCGGGCGGCGACCTGACCCGGCGCGGCCAGGTGACTGAGGACGTGCTGGGCAACGTCGTGGACTCCATCAACCTGATGACCGACGAGCTCGCGCAGGTGCTTCAGGAAGTGCAGCAGGCTTCGCAGTCGGTCACGGGCGGCTCGCAGGCCATGCTGGGCACCACGGCGCAGATCGAGCGCGGCACCCTGGCGACGGTGGAAGAAGCCCGGCGCGTGTCCGAACAGGCCGCCGAAGTGACGCAGGCCATCCGACTGATGGCGCAGAACGCCCAGTCCTCGGCCCAGACGGCGCAGCAGGCGCTCCTCGCCTCGCAGCAGGGTCAGGAAGCGGTGGAAGGCACCCTGAGCGGGATGCAGAACATCCGCCGCGAGGTGCAGGGCGTCGCCAAGCGTATCAAGGGCTTGGGGGACCGCTCGCTGGAAATTCAGGACATCGTGGACACCATCACGCAGATCACCCGTCAGACCCACCTGCTGGCGCTCAACGCCTCCATTGAGGCGGCGGGCGCGGGCGAGGCCGGCGGACGCTTCAGCATCGTCGCCGACGAGGTCCGGAAGCTGGCCGACACCTCGGCGCAGGCCACCGGCCGCATCGCCACGCTCATCAAGAACGTGCAGGCCGAGATTCAAGACGTGATCACCAGCGTGGAGGACGGGACCCGCGAGGTGGAGCAGGGCTACCGCGTGGCCGGCAGCGCCGGGGAACGTCTGCGCGAACTGGGCGTCCTGGCGACGCAGGCGGCGCAGTTCGCCGAACTCATCGCCGACTCGACCCAGAACCAGGTGCGCAGCATCGAGCAGATGGGCGGCGCCGTGAGCCAGATCGCCAGCATCGCCCAGGAATCGCAGGGCTCGGTGACGCGTGGCCGCACGGCCGCCGAACAGCTCGAGCAGCTCTCGCAGGAACTGGGCGCCAGCCTCTCGCGCTTCCGGCTGCCCGCATGA
- a CDS encoding methyl-accepting chemotaxis protein has protein sequence MQVQYQTARLAGSPESGTPVQPAPVQALRWTGGLGLGPKLGLAALLLGLPALGLGAALLGERTQDLTAARSVQSAAAQQRGLDTLNSALYRYVSASGTEARTAAAANVTAALGTLQGAPASQLEALQDAWKALQDQPGAARFVQTQQAAGRLSNVVWGSAAGAAGQDAAALTRLSGETLPALIAAVRELSLSLDNPGSRNSAQVRGALAVAADHLGRLGPQLGALLAAAPELAEPVAEEPDTLVSDTRQALTSAAGNGQPAALGGTLTRLDDMQGVLAGALDRTLAAQVSAGRSGLAWPLVLGLLSLLAGAALLVLLTRGITGPLGQLSRASHALGEGDYSVRVPVTGRDELAQLAGSFNVAAEQLAAQAGRTEEERSAAAQLRGDLSELRGTAQAMALGDLTRAAPERGELAEVGSAVNRLNMVLAQTLRAARQHAADLEGGSRAAVETGVAAGNASGRTATQASTLATGLQTLAAQLMDLAAQAQSGAEPLGQAGVTAQAGQQALQAALGEFGTLQGSTQETGARLQNLTAHAEEIQAALDTVGRVAGQTNLLSLHAAIEAAGAGESGRRFAVVADEVRGLADESAAVTAHIAALVGAVQAELGALHQELHTQRAALTQGQQQAEWASDGLRELARLAALASARITQVQGSAQSGLGHLGTLSGEAQTLAHAAQTQSGALERSQEAAQTMQTGAKALGEHLGRYRLPG, from the coding sequence ATGCAAGTTCAGTATCAGACCGCCCGGCTCGCCGGCTCTCCGGAGTCCGGTACCCCGGTTCAGCCCGCGCCGGTTCAGGCCCTGCGCTGGACCGGTGGCCTGGGCCTGGGGCCCAAACTCGGCCTAGCCGCCCTCCTGCTGGGTCTGCCCGCCCTGGGCCTGGGGGCCGCGCTGCTGGGTGAGCGCACCCAGGACCTGACGGCCGCCCGGAGTGTACAGAGCGCCGCCGCGCAGCAACGCGGCCTCGACACCCTGAACAGCGCGCTGTACCGCTACGTGTCGGCCTCCGGCACCGAGGCGCGTACAGCCGCCGCCGCGAACGTGACGGCGGCCCTCGGTACGCTCCAGGGTGCGCCGGCCAGCCAGCTCGAAGCCCTTCAGGACGCCTGGAAGGCCCTGCAGGACCAGCCGGGTGCCGCCCGGTTCGTGCAGACGCAGCAGGCCGCTGGGCGCCTGAGCAACGTGGTGTGGGGCTCTGCCGCAGGCGCGGCCGGTCAGGACGCCGCCGCCCTCACCCGGTTGTCGGGCGAGACGCTACCCGCACTGATCGCCGCCGTGCGTGAACTGTCGCTGTCGCTGGACAACCCAGGTAGCCGCAACAGCGCGCAGGTTCGCGGCGCGCTGGCCGTGGCCGCCGACCACCTCGGCCGCCTGGGGCCGCAGCTTGGAGCCCTGCTCGCAGCGGCTCCGGAGCTGGCCGAGCCCGTCGCGGAGGAGCCCGACACGTTGGTGAGCGATACCCGGCAGGCGCTGACCTCGGCGGCCGGGAACGGTCAGCCCGCGGCCCTGGGCGGAACCCTGACCCGTCTGGACGACATGCAGGGCGTCCTCGCCGGAGCGCTGGACCGGACGCTCGCCGCCCAGGTGAGCGCGGGGCGCAGCGGTCTGGCGTGGCCGCTGGTGCTGGGGCTGCTGAGTCTGCTGGCGGGTGCGGCGCTTCTGGTTCTACTCACGCGGGGCATCACCGGGCCGCTGGGCCAGCTGTCGCGTGCCAGCCACGCGCTGGGCGAGGGCGACTACAGCGTGCGGGTGCCGGTGACGGGCCGCGACGAACTGGCTCAGCTCGCCGGCAGCTTCAATGTGGCGGCCGAGCAGCTCGCGGCGCAGGCCGGGCGGACCGAAGAAGAACGCAGCGCGGCGGCGCAGCTGCGCGGCGATCTGAGCGAGCTGCGCGGTACGGCGCAAGCGATGGCCCTCGGTGACCTGACCCGCGCGGCACCCGAACGCGGCGAGCTGGCCGAGGTGGGCAGCGCCGTGAACCGCCTGAACATGGTCTTAGCCCAGACGCTGCGCGCCGCGCGGCAGCACGCCGCCGACCTCGAAGGAGGCAGCCGCGCGGCCGTGGAAACGGGCGTGGCTGCCGGAAACGCCTCGGGCCGGACGGCCACGCAGGCGAGCACCCTGGCCACGGGCCTCCAGACCCTCGCGGCGCAGCTCATGGACCTCGCCGCGCAGGCCCAGTCGGGCGCCGAGCCGCTGGGCCAGGCAGGCGTGACCGCGCAGGCGGGGCAGCAGGCCCTGCAAGCGGCTCTCGGAGAGTTCGGAACCTTGCAGGGCAGCACCCAGGAAACGGGCGCGCGCCTCCAGAACCTCACCGCGCACGCTGAGGAGATTCAGGCGGCGCTGGACACGGTGGGCCGTGTGGCCGGCCAGACCAACCTGCTCTCGCTGCACGCCGCCATCGAGGCGGCCGGCGCGGGTGAGAGCGGCCGGCGGTTCGCGGTCGTGGCCGACGAGGTGCGTGGCCTGGCCGACGAATCGGCCGCGGTCACGGCGCATATCGCGGCGCTGGTCGGCGCGGTGCAGGCCGAACTCGGTGCATTGCACCAGGAACTGCACACCCAGCGCGCGGCCCTGACGCAGGGCCAGCAGCAGGCCGAGTGGGCCAGCGACGGCCTGCGCGAGCTCGCCCGCCTCGCGGCGCTGGCCTCGGCCCGCATCACGCAGGTGCAGGGCAGCGCCCAGAGCGGCCTGGGACATCTCGGCACCCTGAGCGGCGAGGCCCAGACGCTCGCGCACGCGGCGCAGACCCAGTCGGGCGCGCTGGAACGCAGCCAGGAAGCCGCCCAGACGATGCAGACCGGGGCCAAGGCCCTCGGTGAACACCTGGGCCGTTACCGCCTGCCCGGCTGA
- a CDS encoding chemotaxis protein CheW codes for MADFAAVQARALLLFRCGGRLLALPAHLSRQVVPMGTLSALPGSAGTLLGLTPASGRAVPVVDLAGVLGMDLAGAAGADTAASAGATLALITEQGGEFLALPASEVLGVLSSEQPDPSGDTPLGQPVRLGSYGEGQMLHLAALQQLVAQRLVPA; via the coding sequence ATGGCCGACTTCGCCGCTGTCCAGGCCCGGGCGCTGCTGCTGTTTCGCTGTGGCGGCCGGTTACTGGCGCTGCCCGCGCATCTGTCGCGTCAGGTCGTGCCGATGGGTACCCTGAGTGCCCTGCCCGGCAGCGCCGGCACCCTGCTGGGGCTGACTCCGGCTTCGGGCCGCGCGGTGCCGGTGGTGGACCTCGCGGGGGTGCTGGGAATGGACCTGGCCGGCGCGGCGGGGGCCGACACGGCCGCCAGCGCCGGCGCGACCCTGGCGCTGATCACCGAGCAGGGCGGCGAGTTCCTGGCCCTGCCGGCCAGCGAGGTGCTGGGCGTGCTGAGCAGTGAGCAGCCCGATCCGTCCGGCGACACCCCATTGGGCCAGCCGGTCCGGCTGGGGAGCTACGGCGAGGGCCAGATGCTGCACCTCGCGGCCCTGCAACAGCTCGTCGCCCAGCGGCTCGTGCCGGCCTGA
- a CDS encoding response regulator: MAKILVVDDSPADLRFLTEALAPTGHSVVSSTDAKDVERLVETERPDLALLDVVMPERNGYETLRALRRMPAAAGMKVIFVSSKGAESDVKWGLRQGAVDYLIKPYTPEQLTTLLGRHL, translated from the coding sequence ATGGCCAAGATTCTGGTAGTTGACGATTCACCCGCAGACCTGCGCTTTCTCACCGAGGCGCTGGCGCCGACCGGGCACAGCGTCGTGAGCAGCACCGACGCCAAGGACGTCGAGCGTCTCGTCGAGACTGAGCGCCCCGACCTCGCCCTGCTCGACGTCGTGATGCCCGAGCGCAACGGCTACGAGACCCTGCGTGCCCTGCGCCGGATGCCCGCCGCCGCCGGCATGAAGGTCATCTTCGTGAGCAGCAAGGGTGCCGAGAGCGACGTGAAGTGGGGACTGCGCCAGGGCGCGGTGGATTACCTCATCAAGCCCTATACCCCCGAGCAGCTCACGACGCTGCTCGGCCGTCACCTTTAA
- a CDS encoding protein kinase: MEWSRPQRLELVHLLGEGWGGSVYAAADLDAPRLVAVRLVGVPPEPLAATLALGAAQLHPHILPLSLPEERQDHVLSVMPLAEAGSLRRLLTPGAGMPPEQITDLIRQAADALVFAHTQGTVHGNLKPENVLLEARGEQLWVWLSDFGLNSLRPPDPLSPYQSAEQRVGGKATAHDDLYALGALLFEGLSGGPLPLNPGLDDLLVLGDPWRKLAARCLGLSVPFPDMAGFLGQLRALHLAAGVQGVAASTQLLSLSAELPSTDDVPAEDAEAGVTVLRPGDTRTITLTLRGAPELDGEDIELETEGLPAGWAAPLPPVTLSAGTEALVALRLTAPRAPDTAPRRLDVTVLALGTRPDPAGTDGAAADLPAGRRVLARLPLALRVLPFVDSVLELRPAQSVVRRSATVALSLRNRGNRAQQYNLDVTVPPGAVVGHGAVRRQFELAPGGEYHDTLQLRLPPALLAGRTLHVLGVVHQLSRPGDAGRGPTALGASAPGPSAPWPPVHSAVQASARLDQRPFLPWWAAALLASAALAGGVWVARPPSIGEFALVGGAPARGEAFTLTWRTSGAGNVRIEELPGRTLGESGQTQVPGLQAAQTYTLIASGPLTRQTRQLTVSPLTPAPRVTALSVTPAQAALGQTVTVSWATENAAAVTLAPFGSVPASGSRELTLRRDTRFELVARGGGDLAGQQDRSVQVAALRPPQIARFVMTPATVTPGQPVTVSWQVSGASRVRLSPLGDLPASGNRTFVPRASGNYTLKASNGQTEVMAAAAVTVTARPARILAFTVSPAAPVIGQPLTVRWQTAGVRSAELRWSDQRQTLPPSGDLSLIATAQMGRLSLVVQGESGVPVLLTRTLTLRAPRTAAGPSSLGQTSAAQGSGSPASQATATRPSAAQAPAAQTPASQAPVGQTPVTRSPATASPAVPVPPLQITSFTASAARSTVGQTLTLRWQGRGNGRVVLLGPDGRSLGTFASTAQTRVSLTRTGTQTFTLGRTSGAERLARLSVRVVAPASPSAVTPQGSRGDTSAGPSTPAAPTTPVTEIEKFVAFPASLRSGQFATLVWQVRGVNKVFITGLRGPNADGSFPPAGQTSTPRARTADQSFVLSAGGERVTLRVPLQAVVTPSPAAQPYAGVAGTWRHTFGGLALRIEGTRVTGTLTSVRPDLPGGSVRGTLSGDAGTPVLNAFVRADGVDTALVVQFDVAAQTFSGVYAGRSAQVRWSGSRPERD, encoded by the coding sequence ATGGAGTGGTCCCGGCCCCAGCGTCTCGAACTCGTTCACCTGCTGGGCGAGGGGTGGGGCGGCAGTGTATATGCGGCCGCCGATCTCGACGCTCCCCGGCTGGTGGCGGTCCGGCTCGTCGGGGTGCCGCCGGAACCTCTGGCTGCCACCCTGGCCCTGGGTGCCGCGCAGCTTCACCCTCATATCCTGCCCCTCTCGCTGCCCGAAGAGCGGCAGGACCACGTCCTCTCGGTAATGCCTCTGGCCGAGGCGGGCTCGCTGCGCCGCCTCCTGACCCCAGGCGCAGGGATGCCACCGGAGCAGATCACCGATCTGATACGTCAGGCGGCCGATGCGCTGGTTTTTGCGCACACGCAGGGCACCGTCCACGGCAACCTCAAGCCTGAGAACGTGTTGTTGGAGGCGCGCGGCGAGCAGCTGTGGGTGTGGCTCTCGGATTTCGGCCTGAACAGTCTGCGGCCGCCCGATCCCCTCAGCCCCTACCAGAGTGCCGAGCAGCGTGTCGGGGGCAAGGCGACCGCGCACGACGATCTGTACGCCCTGGGCGCGCTGCTCTTCGAGGGCCTGAGTGGGGGGCCGCTTCCCCTGAATCCTGGCCTCGATGACCTGCTGGTCCTGGGGGACCCGTGGCGGAAGCTCGCGGCGCGCTGCCTGGGCCTGTCGGTCCCCTTTCCCGATATGGCCGGGTTTCTGGGTCAACTCCGGGCCCTGCATCTCGCCGCTGGGGTTCAGGGCGTGGCGGCCAGTACCCAGCTTCTGAGCCTGAGCGCCGAGCTGCCTAGTACCGACGACGTTCCAGCGGAAGACGCCGAGGCCGGCGTGACGGTCCTGCGGCCCGGCGACACGCGCACCATCACCCTGACCCTGCGCGGCGCACCCGAACTGGACGGCGAGGACATTGAGCTGGAGACCGAGGGTCTGCCTGCCGGCTGGGCTGCGCCGCTGCCGCCGGTGACCCTAAGCGCCGGGACCGAGGCGCTGGTAGCGTTGCGGCTCACGGCCCCGCGCGCGCCCGATACGGCGCCGCGCCGCCTGGATGTGACAGTGCTGGCGCTGGGGACTCGGCCAGACCCGGCCGGAACGGACGGCGCAGCGGCAGACCTGCCGGCCGGGCGCCGTGTGCTGGCACGGCTGCCTCTCGCGCTGCGGGTCCTTCCTTTCGTGGACAGCGTTCTGGAGCTGCGTCCCGCACAGTCGGTCGTACGCCGCAGCGCCACGGTGGCCCTGAGCCTGCGCAACCGGGGCAACCGGGCGCAGCAGTACAACCTCGACGTGACGGTTCCGCCGGGCGCGGTGGTCGGCCACGGCGCGGTCCGGCGCCAGTTCGAGCTTGCGCCGGGGGGCGAATACCATGACACGCTGCAACTGCGCCTGCCGCCCGCGCTGCTCGCTGGGCGCACCCTGCACGTCCTGGGAGTGGTGCATCAGCTCAGCCGCCCCGGCGACGCGGGGCGGGGGCCCACTGCCCTGGGCGCCTCGGCACCGGGGCCGTCGGCACCCTGGCCTCCGGTGCACTCGGCGGTGCAGGCCTCGGCGAGACTGGACCAGCGGCCCTTCCTGCCCTGGTGGGCGGCGGCACTGCTGGCCTCGGCGGCCCTGGCTGGGGGCGTCTGGGTCGCCCGTCCCCCCAGCATCGGCGAGTTCGCGCTCGTCGGTGGGGCGCCGGCACGGGGCGAGGCCTTCACGCTGACCTGGAGGACCTCGGGTGCGGGCAACGTCCGCATCGAGGAGCTCCCCGGCCGCACGCTGGGGGAAAGTGGACAGACCCAGGTGCCGGGTCTTCAGGCGGCCCAGACCTACACCCTGATCGCCAGTGGGCCGCTCACGCGGCAGACCCGGCAGCTCACGGTCAGTCCGCTGACCCCTGCTCCGCGGGTCACGGCCCTGAGCGTCACGCCGGCTCAGGCAGCGCTCGGGCAGACCGTCACGGTGAGCTGGGCGACCGAGAACGCGGCGGCCGTTACCCTCGCCCCCTTCGGGTCGGTGCCGGCGTCGGGCAGCCGGGAGCTCACGCTGCGGCGCGACACCCGCTTCGAACTCGTCGCCCGTGGCGGCGGCGACCTGGCCGGGCAGCAGGACCGCAGTGTGCAGGTCGCCGCCCTGCGCCCCCCACAGATCGCGCGCTTTGTCATGACGCCCGCCACCGTCACGCCGGGGCAGCCTGTCACGGTGAGCTGGCAGGTCAGTGGAGCCAGCCGGGTGCGCCTCTCGCCGCTGGGTGACCTGCCGGCCTCGGGCAACCGGACCTTCGTGCCACGTGCGAGTGGCAACTACACCCTCAAGGCCAGCAACGGCCAGACCGAGGTGATGGCGGCTGCGGCTGTGACGGTCACTGCCCGCCCGGCCCGCATCCTGGCGTTTACGGTCAGCCCGGCCGCGCCGGTCATCGGGCAACCCCTGACCGTGCGCTGGCAGACGGCGGGCGTGCGCAGCGCCGAACTGCGCTGGAGCGACCAGCGCCAGACCCTGCCCCCCAGCGGAGACCTGAGCCTGATCGCCACCGCGCAGATGGGCCGCCTGTCCCTGGTGGTCCAGGGGGAGTCGGGCGTGCCGGTCCTGCTGACCCGCACCCTGACCCTGCGCGCTCCTCGGACGGCGGCTGGGCCGTCTTCTCTGGGTCAAACTTCGGCGGCGCAGGGGTCGGGCAGCCCGGCCAGCCAGGCTACAGCGACCCGGCCTTCCGCAGCCCAGGCACCGGCTGCGCAGACGCCAGCATCCCAGGCACCAGTAGGGCAGACGCCGGTCACTCGGTCCCCAGCCACCGCTTCGCCAGCGGTTCCAGTTCCCCCGCTCCAGATCACCTCCTTCACGGCCAGTGCCGCGCGGTCGACTGTAGGCCAGACCCTGACCCTGCGCTGGCAGGGGAGGGGGAACGGGCGGGTGGTCCTGCTCGGTCCGGACGGCCGGTCGCTGGGTACCTTCGCGTCCACCGCCCAGACCCGCGTGTCCCTGACCCGGACGGGGACGCAGACCTTTACCCTTGGCCGGACGTCCGGGGCCGAGCGGCTCGCGCGCCTCAGCGTGAGGGTGGTCGCGCCCGCTTCTCCTTCTGCTGTTACCCCGCAGGGGAGCCGGGGGGACACGTCGGCGGGTCCGTCCACGCCGGCTGCCCCCACTACGCCGGTCACCGAGATCGAGAAGTTTGTGGCGTTTCCGGCCAGCCTGCGCTCCGGTCAGTTCGCTACCCTCGTCTGGCAGGTGCGCGGCGTGAACAAGGTGTTCATCACGGGGCTGCGCGGCCCCAATGCCGACGGGTCCTTTCCGCCCGCCGGCCAGACGAGCACGCCGCGTGCCCGGACCGCCGACCAGAGTTTCGTGCTCAGTGCGGGCGGCGAGCGCGTGACTCTGCGCGTACCCTTGCAGGCGGTGGTCACGCCCTCCCCGGCCGCGCAGCCCTACGCCGGAGTTGCGGGCACCTGGCGGCACACGTTCGGCGGCCTGGCGCTACGGATCGAGGGCACGCGCGTCACGGGCACCCTGACCTCGGTCCGGCCCGACCTGCCCGGCGGCAGCGTGCGCGGGACTCTCAGCGGCGACGCCGGCACCCCCGTCCTCAACGCCTTCGTACGGGCGGACGGCGTCGACACGGCCCTAGTCGTGCAGTTCGATGTCGCTGCGCAGACCTTCTCGGGCGTCTATGCCGGCCGGAGTGCCCAGGTCCGCTGGTCGGGTTCACGTCCAGAGCGAGATTAG